Proteins from a genomic interval of Lycium ferocissimum isolate CSIRO_LF1 chromosome 2, AGI_CSIRO_Lferr_CH_V1, whole genome shotgun sequence:
- the LOC132047014 gene encoding ninja-family protein AFP3, giving the protein MAQAEEIRGKRCISMHTNVFPRDLLNDKFMTGKNIQETPNEDENDIELSLDLSLNGHFGVDPQRANKLKRSSSITNCVYTGGDDSNNGHLLPGSSYTPIARTCSLPVEAEEECRKRKEMQSLRRLEAKRKRMEKLQNVRVVKEKVDLDLRLEENVQVVGGNNNNNEGNNGNSVPLSQGSMGSHGSGSSGVSDFGTQPIQGPGERTGANTPTSIKPSEQEHERKQVDRPPETTTEKSPSTCDRSASKEAKEMLKNFMLDMPCVSTKGDGPNGRKIEGFLYRYKKGEELKIVCVCHGNFLSPAEFVKHGGGGDVANPLKHIVINPSPLLR; this is encoded by the exons ATGGCTCAAGCTGAGGAAATTAGAGGAAAGAGGTGTATTTCAATGCATACGAATGTTTTTCCAAGAGATCTGTTGAATGATAAATTCATGACCGGAAAAAACATACAAGAAACTCCCAATGAGGATGAAAATGATATAGAGCTGAGTTTGGATCTCTCATTAAACGGCCATTTTGGTGTAGACCCACAAAGGGCTAATAAACTCAAACGTTCTTCATCAATTACAAACTGTGTGTATACCGGTGGTGATGACAGTAATAATGGTCATTTGTTACCTGGTTCTTCATATACTCCTATAGCGAGGACGTGTTCATTACCTGTTGAAGCCGAGGAAGAGTGTAGAAAAAGGAAGGAGATGCAATCTCTAAGGCGTTTGGAAGCTAAAAGAAAGAGAATGGAAAAATTGCAGAATGTTAGAGTGGTTAAAGAAAAGGTTGATTTGGACCTGCGTCTTGAAGAAAATGTTCAGGTCGTTGggggaaataataataataatgagggTAATAATGGGAATTCAGTGCCGTTGTCACAAGGGTCTATGGGTTCTCATGGGAGTGGTTCTTCAGGAGTTTCTGATTTTGGGACTCAACCCATTCAAG GGCCAGGTGAGCGTACTGGGGCAAATACTCCGACTAGCATCAAGCCCTCAGAGCAAGAGCATGAAAGGAAACAGGTAGATAGACCACCTGAAACCACAACTGAAAAATCACCTAGCACATGTGACAGAAGCGCTAGCAAGGAAGCAAAAGaaatgttaaaaaatttcaTGCTCGACATGCCTTGTGTTTCCACAAAGGGCGACGGGCCAAATGGTAGGAAGATTGAAGGATTTTTATACCGATATAAGAAGGGAGAGGAACTGAAAATAGTATGTGTTTGTCATGGTAACTTTCTCTCCCCAGCTGAGTTTGTGAAGCacggtggtggtggtgatgttGCCAACCCGTTGAAGCATATCGTTATCAATCCTTCACCTCTGTTGAGATGA